Proteins from a genomic interval of Actinoalloteichus hymeniacidonis:
- a CDS encoding DUF4262 domain-containing protein: protein MLPGDAEARRRLLADAEEHGAAVVHIAGDRTGPPFAFSVGLWRRCGSPEVVAVGMPPKVAHTVLNEYIRRTVAGEAFVIGREYDDFLQDCPVTFERVDKGYYAEYLGHALLLYRKAEFPAVQLIGSTPQGAWPWSPDAPEGLVRWQRILTDTGRPVSWVPGRTGP from the coding sequence ATGCTTCCCGGAGACGCCGAGGCCCGTCGAAGACTGCTCGCCGATGCGGAGGAGCACGGCGCCGCCGTCGTGCATATCGCGGGTGATCGCACCGGGCCGCCGTTCGCCTTCTCCGTCGGGTTGTGGCGACGGTGTGGCAGTCCGGAGGTCGTGGCCGTGGGGATGCCGCCGAAGGTGGCGCACACCGTGCTCAACGAGTACATCCGGCGGACCGTCGCGGGCGAGGCCTTCGTGATCGGCCGGGAGTACGACGATTTCCTCCAGGACTGCCCGGTCACCTTCGAACGGGTGGACAAGGGCTACTACGCCGAGTACCTCGGGCATGCACTGCTGCTGTACCGCAAGGCCGAGTTCCCGGCGGTGCAGCTCATCGGGTCCACTCCGCAGGGGGCCTGGCCGTGGTCTCCGGATGCCCCGGAGGGTTTGGTCCGCTGGCAGCGGATTCTCACCGACACCGGCCGTCCGGTGAGCTGGGTTCCGGGCCGAACCGGGCCGTGA
- a CDS encoding SDR family NAD(P)-dependent oxidoreductase translates to MDQALAGKKVVVTGGTRGIGRVIVEAFAREGAELLVVHRSPGDAADDLAKELAERGLQPRLVQADVTVAHDVERLAESVREGLGSVDVLVNNVGVDGAVPFSALGEQEWRRVLDHNITASYLVTHALDDLLAPGASVVGIGSSVALRGRPAGVHYTAAKAALIGFTRALCKELGPRGIRVNLVAPGVVASEDADDLPPQVHDRIVAMTALGRICRPEDVAGAVLFLAGDTSAYITGAILNVDGGI, encoded by the coding sequence GTGGACCAAGCTCTGGCCGGGAAGAAGGTTGTCGTGACCGGCGGGACCCGAGGGATCGGTCGAGTGATCGTCGAGGCGTTCGCGCGAGAGGGCGCCGAGCTGCTCGTAGTCCACCGCTCGCCGGGGGATGCGGCGGACGACCTCGCCAAGGAGCTGGCGGAACGGGGCCTGCAACCGCGACTCGTCCAAGCGGACGTGACCGTCGCGCACGACGTCGAGCGGCTCGCCGAGTCGGTACGCGAGGGCCTCGGGTCGGTCGACGTGCTGGTCAACAACGTCGGGGTCGACGGGGCCGTCCCGTTCAGCGCGCTCGGCGAGCAGGAGTGGCGGCGGGTCCTCGATCACAACATCACCGCCTCGTACCTGGTCACCCACGCCTTGGACGATCTACTCGCGCCCGGCGCCTCCGTGGTCGGGATCGGGTCCTCGGTCGCGTTGCGGGGCAGGCCTGCGGGCGTGCACTACACGGCTGCCAAGGCCGCGCTGATCGGTTTCACCCGCGCCCTGTGCAAGGAACTCGGTCCGCGCGGCATCCGGGTCAACCTCGTCGCCCCCGGCGTCGTGGCGTCGGAGGATGCCGACGACCTACCACCGCAGGTTCACGACCGGATCGTCGCGATGACGGCGCTCGGGCGGATCTGCCGACCCGAGGACGTCGCGGGCGCCGTGCTGTTCCTGGCAGGGGACACGTCTGCCTACATCACCGGAGCAATCCTGAACGTGGATGGAGGAATCTGA
- a CDS encoding AzlD domain-containing protein, protein MSMTTVLVLAAGTYLLRVAGPLLRGRVEVSDEAKRLLATAATTLLAALLLTSALTEAGGFAGWARPAGVAVGAVLAWRRVPFVLVVLAAAATAALLRLIGVP, encoded by the coding sequence ATGTCGATGACGACGGTGCTCGTGCTGGCCGCGGGCACCTATCTGCTGCGCGTCGCAGGCCCGCTGCTGCGCGGGCGGGTCGAGGTGTCGGACGAGGCGAAACGACTGCTGGCCACCGCCGCCACCACGTTGTTGGCCGCATTGCTGCTGACCTCGGCGTTGACCGAGGCGGGCGGCTTCGCCGGTTGGGCGCGGCCGGCCGGGGTCGCCGTCGGTGCGGTCCTGGCCTGGCGTCGGGTCCCCTTCGTCCTGGTCGTGCTCGCCGCCGCCGCCACCGCCGCGCTGTTACGACTGATCGGCGTGCCCTGA
- a CDS encoding AfsR/SARP family transcriptional regulator, whose translation MRIEESRSARVGFARQRANPGGRMAVRFNVLGPMEVVVGDRDLTPTAPKIRQVLALLISRHNTLVHTSEIVDELWGERPPASALVTLQTYIYKLRKLLFALLPIEERVSLRTRYSGYLIITPAENIDQYRFEELARQGRAELESGSVRSAAERLRSALSLWRGPGLGGIEVGSLLTGYLTRLEESRLRVLQNRIEADLSLGRHRELISELKELTVARSLDEGFHGQLMSALNLAGRRSEALDVYRRFRRNLIDQLGLEPSAELQNRHNALLSGEVTTTEGAESPTIGSIGPSGPGGVACVGLEQPPAQLPHDIADFVGRAGLLNDAADWLTPGAAAGAGLRVLALSGMPGVGKTSLAVRVGHRLRGCFDGGQLFCDLGGSATPRSPVEVLRDFLRAAGFTPQQLTGGLVELSTLFRTWSAGRRLLVVLDDVASVEQVRPLLPAGERCGVLVTARAGVHGLPGARVHALESLTSAESLALLGLMIGADRVDSEREQAARIAELCGHLPLAVRCVGARLSAAAGWPISRMAGHLESSGRPLDLLRFDGLDVRRSLATGIRGLTSVAWWVLRELTTLPASFTVADAAQRIDADPTKVEAMLVQLVGRGLLRIVARAPTEELRFGFHPLARWFAREQRESTGLDGEATQLAGCLGGWSPDNAAPCPRQRGQDAASRAHHGPTAAALSADSVSVGSVSR comes from the coding sequence ATGCGGATCGAGGAAAGCCGATCGGCTCGGGTCGGCTTCGCCCGCCAGCGTGCGAATCCCGGAGGCAGAATGGCTGTTCGGTTCAACGTGCTGGGTCCGATGGAGGTCGTCGTCGGTGATCGCGATCTGACTCCGACCGCCCCGAAAATCCGACAGGTTCTCGCATTATTGATCTCGCGACACAATACGCTGGTGCACACAAGCGAGATCGTGGATGAATTATGGGGAGAGCGACCGCCCGCGAGCGCTTTGGTCACGTTGCAGACCTACATATACAAACTGCGGAAACTACTCTTCGCGCTGTTGCCCATCGAGGAACGAGTCTCGTTGCGGACGCGGTACTCCGGCTACCTGATCATCACTCCCGCCGAGAACATAGACCAATACCGATTCGAGGAACTCGCCCGGCAGGGGCGGGCCGAGCTGGAGTCCGGTTCCGTGCGGTCCGCGGCCGAACGACTTCGGTCCGCCCTGTCCCTCTGGCGGGGCCCCGGACTCGGAGGCATCGAGGTCGGCAGCCTACTGACCGGGTACCTCACCCGGCTGGAGGAGAGCAGGCTTCGCGTCCTGCAGAACCGCATCGAGGCGGACCTCTCGTTGGGCAGGCACCGTGAACTGATCAGCGAGCTGAAGGAGCTGACCGTCGCCCGCTCACTCGACGAGGGCTTCCACGGCCAGCTCATGAGCGCGTTGAACCTCGCAGGCCGCCGCAGCGAGGCGTTGGACGTCTATCGACGGTTTCGGCGGAACCTGATCGACCAGCTCGGACTCGAACCCTCCGCCGAACTCCAGAACCGGCACAACGCGCTGCTCAGCGGCGAGGTGACAACCACCGAGGGCGCCGAGAGCCCCACGATCGGCAGCATCGGGCCGTCGGGTCCCGGCGGCGTTGCCTGCGTCGGTCTCGAACAGCCGCCCGCCCAGCTCCCGCATGACATCGCGGACTTCGTCGGCCGAGCCGGCCTGCTGAACGACGCGGCCGACTGGTTGACCCCCGGCGCGGCCGCCGGAGCCGGTCTTCGGGTGCTGGCACTCAGCGGGATGCCCGGTGTCGGCAAGACCTCGCTGGCGGTGCGGGTGGGACATCGGCTGCGGGGCTGTTTCGATGGGGGCCAGCTGTTCTGCGACCTCGGGGGCTCCGCCACACCACGATCGCCGGTCGAGGTGCTCCGGGACTTCCTACGTGCGGCCGGTTTCACGCCGCAGCAGCTCACCGGTGGACTGGTCGAATTGTCGACGCTGTTTCGCACCTGGAGTGCGGGACGTCGCCTGCTGGTGGTGCTCGACGACGTCGCGAGCGTCGAGCAGGTCCGACCACTGCTCCCCGCAGGCGAACGGTGCGGTGTGCTGGTCACCGCGCGAGCCGGGGTGCACGGCCTGCCCGGCGCTCGGGTCCATGCCCTGGAATCGCTCACCAGCGCCGAGAGCCTGGCGTTGCTGGGCCTGATGATCGGGGCCGATCGCGTCGACTCGGAACGTGAACAGGCCGCTCGGATCGCAGAGCTGTGCGGCCACCTCCCGCTGGCGGTGCGGTGTGTCGGTGCACGCCTGAGCGCGGCGGCGGGCTGGCCGATCTCGCGGATGGCCGGTCACCTGGAGAGCAGTGGGCGCCCACTGGATCTGCTGCGTTTCGACGGCCTGGACGTACGACGAAGTCTCGCCACCGGGATTCGCGGCCTCACCAGCGTCGCGTGGTGGGTGTTGCGTGAGCTGACCACACTGCCCGCCTCCTTCACCGTGGCCGACGCCGCGCAGCGGATCGACGCCGACCCGACCAAGGTCGAGGCGATGCTCGTTCAACTGGTCGGACGCGGCCTGCTGCGCATCGTCGCGCGGGCCCCGACCGAGGAGCTCCGCTTCGGCTTCCACCCACTGGCGCGGTGGTTCGCCCGGGAACAGCGGGAATCGACGGGTCTGGATGGCGAGGCGACGCAGCTCGCAGGCTGTCTCGGCGGGTGGAGCCCCGACAATGCGGCGCCCTGTCCGCGACAACGAGGACAGGACGCCGCAAGCCGGGCACACCACGGACCGACTGCTGCCGCGCTCAGCGCGGACTCGGTGTCCGTTGGGTCGGTGTCGCGCTGA
- a CDS encoding AfsR/SARP family transcriptional regulator — protein MQVNVLGPFEVLREGRYATPSAPKLRQVLALLVTHANNIVRTDQLIEELWEDHPPKSVTTTLQTYVYQLRKLLHLSGSGTPVLHRTDQLLEAMLSTSPSGYLLGLPPDAMDSHRFEQLAERGRVEFEAGSLAEATETLGTALKLWRGPALVDVTPGPVLQAEVVRLDEIRKNALERRIDSALSLSRHREMLGELTTAVTREPTHEGFQARLMLALYRSGRRSDALQAYQRARKVLADELGLDPSSELQRLHSAVLSADPTLEAPRIRESVRVSQSVDPPAELPSDLATIIGREAQLTTALQALTKPDRKAPPVVVGVGSPGTGKSAFCIHTAHRIRGDYPDGQLYAQLLDAHGEPVDLNEVLGHFLRALGVAPAALPRSLDERCQMFRGRTDGRRVLVVLDDVVSTEQVLRLKPTGSGCAVLVASRRRLSDPTITTTVEMTPLNIGDSLALLGATLGAHRVNGEVDAVHALADLCGGMPLALHAAAGRLRLRPHWSIARLVDWVRREQRRGPELAVKALDLSASIEQTYRLASPAVRTAFRLVSILHEQPVSLQAAAAVLRCTEFSAESLLEELVEFRLCDAEPAAEEPGGFRYRFPSHLRAAAGLLEVVPDHDEIFLPSVSATPTQRTPSPR, from the coding sequence GTGCAGGTCAATGTACTGGGGCCATTCGAAGTACTACGGGAGGGGAGATATGCCACACCCTCCGCGCCGAAACTCCGTCAGGTACTCGCATTGTTGGTGACTCACGCCAACAACATCGTCCGCACCGACCAGTTGATCGAGGAGTTGTGGGAGGACCATCCACCCAAGAGCGTCACGACGACACTGCAGACCTATGTGTATCAATTGCGCAAGCTGCTGCACCTCAGCGGTTCGGGAACCCCCGTACTGCACCGGACCGATCAGTTACTCGAGGCGATGCTGTCGACATCGCCCAGCGGTTACCTGCTCGGGCTACCGCCGGATGCCATGGACTCGCACCGTTTCGAGCAACTCGCCGAACGGGGCCGGGTCGAATTCGAGGCTGGGTCGCTCGCGGAGGCCACCGAGACGCTCGGTACGGCGCTGAAGCTGTGGCGCGGCCCCGCGCTGGTGGACGTCACGCCGGGTCCGGTCCTGCAGGCCGAGGTCGTCCGGCTCGACGAGATCCGCAAGAACGCCTTGGAACGACGGATCGACAGCGCACTCTCGCTGAGCAGGCATCGCGAGATGCTCGGTGAGCTGACCACCGCCGTGACCAGGGAGCCGACTCACGAGGGCTTCCAGGCCCGATTGATGCTGGCGCTCTATCGATCGGGTCGACGCTCGGACGCGTTGCAGGCCTACCAACGGGCTCGGAAGGTACTCGCCGACGAGCTCGGGCTGGACCCGTCATCGGAACTGCAGCGATTGCACAGCGCCGTGCTCTCCGCCGATCCCACGCTGGAGGCGCCCCGGATCCGGGAGTCGGTCCGGGTGTCGCAGTCGGTCGACCCTCCTGCGGAGCTGCCCTCGGATCTGGCCACGATCATCGGCCGGGAGGCACAGCTGACCACGGCACTGCAGGCGTTGACGAAGCCGGATCGCAAGGCCCCTCCCGTCGTCGTCGGTGTCGGGTCGCCCGGCACCGGGAAGTCGGCCTTCTGCATTCACACCGCGCACCGCATTCGCGGTGACTATCCGGACGGGCAGCTCTACGCCCAGCTGCTCGACGCGCACGGTGAACCGGTGGATCTCAACGAGGTGCTCGGTCACTTCCTGCGCGCGCTCGGTGTCGCTCCTGCGGCGCTGCCGAGGTCGTTGGACGAACGCTGTCAGATGTTCCGGGGCCGAACGGACGGGCGGCGCGTGCTGGTGGTACTCGACGATGTGGTCAGCACCGAGCAGGTCCTACGGCTCAAGCCGACCGGCAGCGGATGCGCCGTGCTCGTGGCCAGCCGAAGACGTCTCTCGGATCCGACGATCACCACGACGGTCGAGATGACGCCGTTGAACATCGGCGACTCGCTCGCGTTGCTCGGGGCCACCTTGGGCGCACATCGCGTCAACGGCGAGGTCGACGCCGTGCACGCGCTGGCGGACCTGTGCGGTGGTATGCCGCTTGCGCTGCATGCCGCCGCCGGCAGGTTGCGATTGCGGCCGCACTGGTCGATCGCGCGGTTGGTCGACTGGGTCCGTCGGGAACAACGGCGCGGCCCGGAGCTGGCGGTCAAGGCGTTGGATCTCTCCGCGAGCATCGAGCAGACCTATCGACTGGCCTCGCCTGCGGTCCGGACGGCGTTCCGTCTGGTCTCGATCCTGCATGAGCAGCCGGTCTCACTCCAGGCAGCCGCAGCCGTTCTGCGCTGCACCGAGTTCTCCGCCGAGTCCCTGCTCGAGGAACTCGTCGAGTTCCGGCTGTGCGATGCCGAGCCCGCCGCCGAGGAACCCGGGGGCTTCCGTTATCGATTCCCGAGTCATCTGCGGGCCGCCGCGGGCCTGTTGGAGGTAGTGCCCGACCACGACGAGATCTTCCTTCCCTCGGTCAGCGCGACACCGACCCAACGGACACCGAGTCCGCGCTGA
- a CDS encoding YebC/PmpR family DNA-binding transcriptional regulator → MSGHSKWATTKHKKAVVDAKRGKLFAKLIKNIEVAARTGGGDPDGNPTLYDAMQKARKNSVPLDNIERARKRGGGEEAGGADWQTIMYEGYGPNGVAVLVECLTDNRNRAASEVRTAMTRNGGSMADPGSVAYLFSRKGVVVLPKNGLGEDDVLGAVLESGAEEVNDLGENFEIVSEAADLVGVRNALREAKIEYDSAEADFVPSGTVELDVDTARKVFKLIDALEDCDDVQNVFSNIDVSDEVMQAVEA, encoded by the coding sequence ATGAGCGGCCATTCCAAGTGGGCCACGACCAAGCACAAGAAGGCCGTCGTCGATGCCAAGCGGGGCAAACTCTTCGCCAAGCTGATCAAGAACATCGAGGTCGCGGCGCGTACCGGTGGTGGTGACCCGGACGGCAACCCGACCCTGTACGACGCGATGCAGAAGGCCAGGAAGAACTCGGTCCCGCTCGACAACATCGAGCGTGCGCGCAAGCGCGGCGGTGGCGAGGAGGCGGGCGGCGCCGACTGGCAGACGATCATGTACGAGGGCTACGGGCCCAACGGCGTCGCGGTCCTCGTGGAGTGCCTGACCGACAACCGCAACCGGGCCGCCTCCGAGGTCCGCACGGCGATGACCCGCAACGGCGGCTCGATGGCCGACCCGGGCTCGGTCGCCTACCTCTTCTCCCGCAAGGGTGTCGTGGTGCTGCCGAAGAACGGACTCGGCGAGGACGACGTGCTGGGTGCCGTGCTGGAGTCCGGTGCCGAGGAGGTCAACGACCTCGGGGAGAACTTCGAGATCGTCTCCGAGGCGGCCGACCTGGTGGGCGTGCGCAACGCACTGCGCGAGGCGAAGATCGAGTACGACTCGGCCGAGGCCGACTTCGTTCCGTCGGGAACCGTGGAGTTGGACGTGGACACCGCGCGCAAGGTGTTCAAGTTGATCGATGCTCTGGAAGACTGCGACGACGTGCAGAACGTCTTCTCCAACATCGATGTGTCCGACGAGGTCATGCAGGCCGTCGAGGCCTGA
- the pdxT gene encoding pyridoxal 5'-phosphate synthase glutaminase subunit PdxT, translating into MSAAPVIGVLALQGDVREHLVALAELDVLARPVRRASELAEVDGLVLPGGESTTMSRLLTVFDLFEPLRERIADGLPVLGSCAGMILLAREVLDGREDQRSLDALDIVVRRNAFGRQVDSFEATLDVAGLSDGPMRAVFIRAPWVESVGADVEVLATVPEVPEAGSAAGRIVAVRQGAVIATAFHPELVEGDRRVHEEFVRVVRER; encoded by the coding sequence GTGTCCGCCGCGCCCGTCATCGGTGTGCTCGCCCTGCAGGGCGACGTTCGTGAACATCTGGTCGCCCTCGCCGAGCTCGACGTGCTGGCCCGGCCCGTTCGCCGGGCGTCGGAGCTGGCCGAGGTCGATGGGTTGGTGCTCCCCGGCGGGGAGTCGACCACGATGAGCAGGCTGTTGACCGTGTTCGACCTCTTCGAGCCGCTGCGTGAGCGGATCGCCGACGGACTTCCGGTGTTGGGCTCCTGCGCAGGCATGATCCTGCTCGCCCGCGAGGTGCTCGACGGCCGGGAGGACCAGCGCTCGCTCGACGCGCTCGACATCGTGGTGCGACGCAATGCCTTCGGCAGGCAGGTCGACTCCTTCGAGGCGACGCTCGATGTCGCGGGTCTGTCCGACGGTCCGATGCGGGCGGTCTTCATTCGGGCGCCCTGGGTCGAATCGGTCGGTGCGGACGTCGAGGTGTTGGCAACCGTGCCCGAGGTGCCCGAGGCCGGATCCGCCGCCGGTAGGATCGTCGCGGTTCGGCAGGGTGCAGTGATCGCGACCGCATTCCATCCCGAGCTGGTGGAAGGCGATCGGCGGGTGCACGAGGAGTTCGTCCGCGTCGTGCGCGAGCGATGA
- a CDS encoding peptide MFS transporter yields MNSATPHPSAEPVRLRAMPRWYATLFSTDALERFGFFGMQAVLVLYASAPRTEGGLGLPIGQAAPLFGAWIGLMFMLSHFGGWCGDRVLGQRRALTSAAFLGMVGYLLMALPVGIQTVLGLIVLAVAGGLFKPNHQAMINLMFSDARQREAGISLMYVGVQISALLAPLITGYLGERVHWRLGFLVAALMMLLCGLRLANSGSRFGVVGAAPARPLDIRERAVARRRATIGLGVVLAATLVLWWFGALHLLVVVALIGIATVIAPFLGFAALHRDPGLGSGDRRRLRAFLVVFLGAALFWMMNAHASSLLNLFARDHTDRMVLGWEVPASWLQSATPLFILMLAPVIAAALPRIGRRNNVAVKFAIGLVLMGGSFLLMSVATSLASMGALVSPGWLLVVYLAHAGGEIVIASVSIAAAAEVLPTQFTSRLLGLLWLFAGLGGGLGSGVVQLAQLIPEPLYYLLLGSITTGVGLCFVLGRRRLTRSLSRGRGEGSAGSTVPNRPVGPPPTPIGSG; encoded by the coding sequence ATGAACTCCGCAACACCACATCCCTCGGCCGAACCCGTTCGGCTCCGAGCCATGCCTCGGTGGTACGCGACGCTGTTCTCCACCGACGCTTTGGAACGGTTCGGATTCTTCGGTATGCAGGCGGTCCTGGTGCTCTATGCATCGGCGCCTCGGACGGAGGGCGGCCTGGGTCTGCCGATAGGCCAGGCGGCGCCCCTGTTCGGCGCCTGGATCGGCCTGATGTTCATGCTCTCGCACTTCGGTGGCTGGTGTGGGGACCGAGTCCTGGGCCAACGCCGTGCACTCACCTCGGCCGCGTTCCTCGGGATGGTCGGCTACCTGCTGATGGCCTTGCCCGTCGGTATCCAGACGGTGCTCGGCCTCATCGTACTGGCGGTCGCGGGAGGCCTCTTCAAACCCAACCACCAGGCCATGATCAACCTGATGTTCTCCGATGCACGTCAACGCGAGGCCGGTATCTCGCTGATGTACGTCGGTGTTCAGATCAGCGCGCTGCTAGCCCCCTTGATCACCGGTTATCTCGGTGAGCGGGTGCACTGGCGGCTCGGTTTCCTCGTAGCCGCCCTCATGATGCTGCTGTGCGGTCTGCGGCTGGCGAACAGCGGGAGCCGCTTCGGCGTGGTCGGCGCGGCACCGGCTCGTCCATTGGACATCCGGGAACGAGCCGTCGCGCGACGCAGAGCCACCATCGGCTTGGGCGTCGTCCTGGCCGCGACACTGGTGCTCTGGTGGTTCGGTGCGCTTCACCTGCTGGTGGTGGTCGCACTCATCGGGATCGCCACCGTGATCGCGCCGTTCCTCGGATTCGCCGCTCTGCACCGTGATCCGGGGCTCGGCAGCGGCGACCGACGTAGGCTTCGGGCGTTCCTGGTGGTGTTCCTCGGCGCGGCGCTGTTCTGGATGATGAATGCGCACGCGTCCTCGCTGCTGAATCTCTTCGCCAGGGACCACACCGATCGGATGGTGCTGGGCTGGGAGGTTCCCGCCAGCTGGTTGCAGTCCGCGACCCCGCTGTTCATCCTGATGCTCGCGCCGGTGATCGCCGCCGCGTTGCCCAGGATCGGACGGCGCAACAACGTCGCGGTGAAGTTCGCCATCGGCTTGGTGCTGATGGGTGGCAGCTTCCTGTTGATGTCGGTGGCCACCTCGCTCGCCTCGATGGGCGCGCTGGTCTCGCCGGGCTGGCTGCTGGTGGTGTACCTGGCACATGCCGGGGGCGAGATCGTCATCGCCTCGGTGAGCATCGCCGCCGCCGCGGAGGTGCTGCCCACGCAGTTCACCTCGCGGCTCCTCGGTCTGTTGTGGCTCTTCGCCGGCCTCGGCGGCGGCCTGGGCAGTGGCGTCGTGCAACTGGCCCAACTCATTCCGGAGCCCCTCTACTACCTGCTCCTCGGTTCGATCACGACCGGTGTCGGTCTGTGCTTCGTGCTGGGTCGGCGACGACTGACCCGATCGCTGAGCCGGGGGCGCGGCGAGGGGAGCGCGGGCTCGACGGTCCCGAATCGGCCGGTCGGGCCACCGCCGACGCCCATCGGCTCGGGCTGA
- a CDS encoding SchA/CurD-like domain-containing protein, whose amino-acid sequence MPYAAITYRVQPGNEDAIAEIFGRYQRVDTPEFRSPDGTPAGRLLGTAVFIKDEFMVRVIHYEGDFSAIAGHMATQRGVHVVEDELAPYLQQQRETDTQEGFDAYFRDATMRCISQLSVDTHRVGS is encoded by the coding sequence ATGCCGTACGCCGCGATCACCTACCGGGTGCAGCCCGGCAACGAGGATGCGATCGCCGAGATCTTCGGCCGTTACCAGCGGGTGGACACTCCCGAGTTCCGCTCGCCGGACGGCACTCCGGCCGGACGCCTGCTGGGCACCGCCGTCTTCATCAAGGACGAGTTCATGGTTCGGGTCATCCACTACGAGGGGGACTTCAGCGCGATCGCCGGGCATATGGCGACCCAACGCGGGGTGCACGTGGTCGAGGACGAATTGGCGCCCTACCTGCAGCAACAGCGGGAGACCGATACGCAGGAGGGCTTCGATGCCTACTTCCGGGATGCGACCATGCGCTGCATCTCCCAGCTGTCGGTCGACACACATCGAGTCGGGAGCTAG
- a CDS encoding NAD(P)-dependent oxidoreductase, with protein MAMSTVSNSEHPGARPKSGLQVAENERARTPRPVSVIGLGGMGAGMAHALLAANFPVTVYNRTPAKAAPLVAAGATLAESAADAAGASPVILLSLADEAAVEKILFGEAAARLVPGSTVIDASTVAPHFARAAADRLAVLGVDRVEGCVIGNPQMATLGMLRVFASGEQEAVDSVSDVLSAVSQEVRYLGTWGRASSLKLAFNLILGVQTAGLAEALAFAESAGLDRELVLDALDNSGWRSPVLGFRADFMRRGTFTPAGFRTELMRKDLRLVQEAAADHGFALPVVDQTARRFDTLIERGRGDDDAAAVVDVAAVSVPSATSTGTS; from the coding sequence ATGGCGATGTCGACTGTGTCGAACTCCGAGCACCCCGGGGCCCGCCCGAAATCGGGTCTGCAGGTCGCCGAGAACGAGAGAGCCCGCACCCCGCGTCCGGTGTCGGTCATCGGGCTCGGCGGGATGGGCGCGGGAATGGCTCATGCCCTGTTGGCCGCGAACTTCCCTGTCACCGTCTACAACCGGACCCCCGCCAAGGCCGCGCCGTTGGTGGCGGCGGGGGCGACACTCGCGGAGTCGGCTGCCGACGCTGCGGGAGCGTCCCCGGTCATCCTGCTGAGCCTGGCCGACGAGGCCGCCGTCGAGAAGATCCTCTTCGGTGAGGCCGCGGCTCGTCTCGTACCGGGCAGCACGGTGATCGACGCGTCCACGGTCGCCCCACACTTCGCCAGGGCCGCCGCCGATCGGCTCGCCGTCCTCGGGGTCGACCGGGTGGAGGGATGCGTGATCGGCAACCCGCAGATGGCCACGCTCGGCATGCTGCGGGTTTTCGCCTCGGGAGAGCAGGAGGCCGTGGACTCCGTCTCGGACGTCCTGAGCGCCGTGAGCCAGGAGGTGCGCTACCTCGGGACATGGGGACGGGCCAGCTCGTTGAAGCTCGCCTTCAACCTGATCCTCGGGGTGCAGACCGCCGGTCTGGCGGAGGCGCTGGCCTTCGCGGAATCGGCGGGACTGGACCGGGAGCTGGTGCTCGACGCGCTGGACAACAGTGGTTGGCGTTCCCCGGTCCTCGGTTTCCGTGCGGACTTCATGCGGAGGGGGACCTTCACCCCCGCCGGGTTCCGCACCGAGCTGATGCGCAAGGACCTCCGCCTGGTGCAGGAGGCCGCCGCCGATCACGGCTTCGCGCTTCCGGTGGTCGATCAGACGGCCCGCCGGTTCGACACCCTGATCGAGCGGGGGCGGGGCGACGATGACGCGGCCGCCGTGGTCGACGTCGCCGCGGTGTCCGTCCCCAGCGCCACATCGACCGGCACGAGCTGA